A region of the Pseudarthrobacter oxydans genome:
ACTCGACTCCCATCCATGCCACGGTTCAGACCCAGGAGCTTGTTGAAGCGGTGCGCCGTGTCTCCCTGGTAGCTGAACGCAACACCCCCGTCCGGCTCGCCTTCACCCAGGGGCTCCTGAACCTGGACGCCGGTACCGGCGAGGACGCCCAGGCTTCCGAGGAACTTGAGGCCCAGCTTTCCGGTGACGACATCACCGTGGCCTTCAACCCCCACTACCTGGTGGAAGGCCTCAGCGTGATCGAGACCAAGTTCGTCCGGTTCTCGTTCACCACTGCGCCCAAGCCGGCCATGATCACAGCCCAGGCGGACGCCGACGGCGAGGACCAGGATGACTACCGCTACCTGGTGATGCCGGTCCGCCTGCCCAACTAGCCCCCCTCCAACTAGGTAGCGCCAAGTGTCGTTTTGGAGGTTCAAAACGACACTTAGCGCTACCTAGTTGGGAACACGGTCCCGCAGCCACACCTCTAGCGCAGAAACGAGTTCCAGAATGCACATTGGACTGATCGGCCTTGGCAAAATGGGATTCAACATGCGCGAACGCCTGCGCAAGGGCGGCGTGGAGGTCACCGGTTTCGACCGGAACCCGGACATCACCGACGTCGCCACCCTTGATGAACTCCTTGCCGCAGTCCCGGTGCCGCGGTTGATCTGGGTCATGGTTCCCGCCGGTGAGATCACGGACGCCGTCATCAAGGAACTGGGCGACAAACTCGCCGAGGGCGACCTGGTGATCGACGGCGGAAACTCGCGGTTCACGGAGGACCAGAAACACGGTGAGCTCCTCGCCGCCAGGGGCATCCGCTTTGCGGACTGTGGCGTCTCCGGCGGAGTCTGGGGCCTGCAGAACGGTTACGGCCTGATGGCGGGCGGAGATGCTGCGGATATCGAACGCGCCCTTCCGGTGTTTGATGCCCTGCGCCCGGAGGGCGAACGTGAGGACAGCTTCGTGCACGTGGGCGGGATCGGCGCAGGGCATTACGCCAAGATGGTCCACAACGGGATCGAATACGGCCTGATGCAGGCATACGCCGAGGGATACCAGCTGCTGGCTTCCAAAGACATCATCAACGACCTTCCCGGAACCTTCCGCGCCTGGCAAAAAGGCACGGTGGTCCGGTCCTGGCTGCTGGACCTGTTGGTCAAGGCGCTGGATGAAGACCCGGGATTGCAGAACATCGACGACTACGTCGAGGATTCAGGCGAGGGCAGGTGGACGGTGGAAGAGGCCATTGCCAACGCAATTCCCGCCCCGGCCATCACTGCGGCACTGTTCGCCCGCTTCGAATCGCGCGAGGACAGCTCACCGGCCATGAAGATGGTATCCGCACTGCGCCACCAGTTCGGCGGCCACTCCACCCGCCCCGCCAAATAGCATCCAGCCGGGAACCCGCGAGGTTCCCAGAATTGCCGAAAACCGCGTGTACCTCGAACACCTCTCCCTGACCGACTTCCGCAGCTACGCCCAGGTTGACCTTGCCCTGGCTCCGGGCGTCACAGTCCTGGTGGGATACAACGGCATCGGCAAGACCAACCTGATGGAGGCCATCGGCTACCTGGCCACCCTCAGCTCCCACCGCGTCAGCTCGGATGCACCCCTCCTGCGGTTTGGAACGGACCGGGCTTTGGTGCGGGCCCGCCTGGTCCGGGGCGGTCAGACTACGGTCCTGGAACTTGAAATCAACGCAGGGCGGGCAAACCGCGGCCGGATCAACCGCAGTAATCCGGTGCGCGCCCGTGACCTGCTCGGCATATGCCAAACGGTCCTCTTCGCTCCGGAGGACCTGGCCCTGGTCAAGGG
Encoded here:
- the gnd gene encoding phosphogluconate dehydrogenase (NAD(+)-dependent, decarboxylating); translation: MHIGLIGLGKMGFNMRERLRKGGVEVTGFDRNPDITDVATLDELLAAVPVPRLIWVMVPAGEITDAVIKELGDKLAEGDLVIDGGNSRFTEDQKHGELLAARGIRFADCGVSGGVWGLQNGYGLMAGGDAADIERALPVFDALRPEGEREDSFVHVGGIGAGHYAKMVHNGIEYGLMQAYAEGYQLLASKDIINDLPGTFRAWQKGTVVRSWLLDLLVKALDEDPGLQNIDDYVEDSGEGRWTVEEAIANAIPAPAITAALFARFESREDSSPAMKMVSALRHQFGGHSTRPAK